A genomic region of Gadus macrocephalus chromosome 5, ASM3116895v1 contains the following coding sequences:
- the arid4a gene encoding AT-rich interactive domain-containing protein 4A isoform X3 codes for MKAVDEPAYLTVGTDVSAKYRGAFCEAKIKTVKRLVKVKVVLKGESTSQVVQDDQVKGALRIGSTVEVRTNEGPSTQAVISKLTDASLYTVVFDDGDEKTLRRTSLCLKGERHFAESETLDQLPLTNPEHFGTPVIGKKSNRGGRRSSQPVADEEHHSSSSEEDEEDRRRLKDDILGKVCCVQDTSDRSGWYLALVVSPSCSDEMMVKKDQCLIRSFSDSKFSTVSRKDVHVVAADAITRPEFSCRKGHMAAVSFLRSQEVPELWKMDMSQILDSSSSDEDEEVGGREKDSEEEEEGKKKRNIKEEPEEEADPEERDHFLQQLYKFMEDRGTPINKPPVLGYKDLNLFKLFRLVFQLGGCHKIESGTVWKQVYVDLGIPVLNSAASYNVKTAYRKYLYGFEEYCRSASITFRTIHHNNPRPPSALASPPPEEAEPKDPGPIRVQAAVEKEEPESDGDRGGGGGGGGGGGGLRRSLPSPRGRRRWPGKSDRRDSISRMERDRLKEERGDGLSRVERDRQERGDGLNRMERDRLKEERGGETSGEEQREGERVPPRRRSHRRHDDSDKESGEDEEEEEEDDEDEDEDVERRRERGEGEEGDEDEDSLMGTKVRVKYGRGKSQKIYEANIKKMDSDDGDQIYLVHYYGWNVRYDEWVKADRIIWPVDKGATKRRTRKKLKNKEDGDRGGEEEKGLMKPGSGRRGRPQTRTPPSTSSVRSFSKTPSSDGQGRRNESSPTTANGDETPRRRNRMSGVYDSDRPSYEDSGNSSEDSGSEDAPPHLREEVDLNEEEEGPNAEAALKEEEPEEELDLKEDTALSGEGLKEEAELSGSDVLPPAGNTAVATATVEPATAAATPCPSVPQEQEDRGQSERKEPQRGEEPESGGAMSPSHNKMSPSHNKMSPSRKMSPSNLKMSPSHNKMSPSHLKMSPSHKMSPSHLKMSPCLPDKQLDLSLEASPKPKGRRSSAKEIGAETPPRAPPTSSMTPPSSSLTPPTSSMTPPTSSMTPPTSSLTPPTSSMTPPTSSMTPPTSSMTSPISLKTPPISSMTPPISSMTPPTSSMTPPTSSMTPPTSSMTPPTSSMTPPTSSMTPPTSSMTPPTSSMTPPTISMTSPTRPITPTTCTMTTPNSSTTPSSHTMTPPPCPMTTPSHTRSPPSSRMTPPMCSMTPPTTAVSPPTSAVTSPKNTRILPAAAVTPPANVMASPSNHTTPPTHAVATPTGAVTHGSQLALSPLRGGLLKRQDEPMVVLHCLPAQHLPPEPPPSLDSDTDSAPEDDSLEPDDGLALWGGNMVNMVNMAKRKALEQPGADKKVRLEQTPQDGPRHMTPRPPHLQAQTPPRAAPVLAQTPPRPAQTSPRPAHVLPQTPPRPAHVLAQVAVVPPSEARARGAEWREEQAPPPPAARGAVLHPAPRPGPTEQLLHPQAQQSPSIQHRQGPTAQQGPTAQLHQQAQQSAAPEEMGPQMDPEALVCHEVDLDDLDEKEKAPPSGKLLYQSAVPAPPPPPAPPTADQPRLQEEGLEDQPNLSPYEGKDRGQKRLLDGNQNPSAKKLKRSQKRTDAGGKTDRNGTAAQSSDSEDPSAPDPPPLPDQTKLCTPVKQALSRAGKPSRSPQMSSPHRTYKWSFQLDELDRMSSSERVSFLQDKLQEIRKYYLSLKSEVASIDRRRKRLKKKEREVSNTTVSTSSGSEGMTPPQSSVAVECR; via the exons ATGAAG gcggTGGATGAGCCAGCCTACCTGACTGTAGGGACCGACGTCAGCGCCAAGTACAGAGGGGCCTTCTGTGAAGCTAAGATCAAGACTGTGAAGCGCCTGGTCAAAGTGAAG gtgGTCCTGAAGGGGGAGAGTACATCCCAGGTGGTCCAGGATGACCAGGTTAAAGGAGCGCTGAGG ATTGGTTCCACGGTGGAGGTGAGGACCAATGAGGGGCCTTCCACGCAGGCGGTCATCAGCAAGCTGACGGACGCCAGCCTGTACACCGTGG tgtttgatgatggtgatgagaaGACTCTCCGTCGTACGTCCCTGTGtctgaagggagagagacactttGCAGAGAGTGAG ACTCTGGACCAGCTTCCGCTGACCAACCCAGAACATTTTGGAACTCCAGTGATCGGCAAGAAGTCGAACCGTGGTGGCCGGCGCTCCTCCCAGCCTGT ggCTGATGAGGAGCATCACTCTTCGTCcagcgaggaggacgaggaggaccgGCGGAGGCTGAAGGACGACATCCTGGGGAAGGTCTGCTGTGTCCAGGACACCAGCGACCGCTCAGGCTGGTACCTGGCGCTG GTGGTGTCTCCCAGCTGCTCAGACGAGATGATGGTGAAGAAAGACCAATGTCTCATCAGATCCTTCTCGGACTCCAAGTT TTCCACAGTTTCCAGGAAAGACGTCCATGTTGTCGCGGCCGACGCCATCACGAGGCCGGAGTTCTCCTGCAGGAAAG GGCACATGGCGGCCGTGTCCTTCCTGAGGAGCCAGGAGGTCCCCGAGCTGTGGAAGATGGACATGAGCCAGATCCTCGACTCCTCCTCCagcgacgaggacgaggaggtcgGCGGGCGGGAGAaggacagcgaggaggaggaagaggggaagaagaagaggaacatCAAAGAGGAG cCTGAAGAAGAGGCAGACCCAGAAGAGAGGGACCACTTCCTGCAGCAGCTCTACAAGTTCATGGAGGACCGAG gcACTCCCATCAACAAGCCCCCAGTCCTGGGCTACAAGGACCTGAACCTGTTCAAGCTCTTCCGGCTGGTGTTCCAGCTGGGCGGATGCCACAAA ATCGAGAGCGGCACCGTGTGGAAGCAGGTGTACGTGGACCTCGGGATCCCCGTCCTGAACTCTGCTGCCTCCTACAACGTGAAGACGGCCTACAGGAA GTACCTCTACGGCTTCGAGGAGTACTGCCGCTCGGCCTCCATCACCTTCAGGACCATCCACCACAacaacccccgccccccctccgcgCTGGCCAGCCCCCCgccggaggaggcggagcccaAGGACCCCGGGCCAATCAGGGTCCAGGCcgccgtggagaaggaggagccagAGTCGGACGgcgatagaggaggaggaggaggaggaggaggaggaggcggtggtctAAGGCGGAGCCTCCCGTCACCCAGG gggaggcggcggtggccggGGAAGTCTGACCGGCGGGACAGCATATCCAGGATGGAGAGGGACAGACTGAAGGAGGAGCGAGGGGACGGCCTGTCCCGGgtggagagggacagacaggagcGAGGGGACGGCCTGAACCGGATGGAGCGGGACCGACTGAAGGAGGAGCGGGGAGGCGAGACGAgcggggaggagcagagggaaggAGAGCGGGTACCGCCCCGGAGACGCAGCCATCGTCGCCATGACGACTCGGACAAGGAGTctggggaggacgaggaggaggaggaggaggacgacgaggatgAGGACGAAGACGTAGAGCGACGGAGAGAAAG gggtgagggggaggagggggatgaggatgaagactCGTTGATGGGTACGAAGGTCAGGGTGAAGTACGGCAGAGGGAAGAGCCAGAAGATCTACGAGGCCAACATCAAGAAGATGGACAGCGATGACGGAGACCAGATCTACCTGGTGCACTACTACGGCTGGAACGTCAG GTATGATGAGTGGGTGAAGGCCGACCGCATCATCTGGCCCGTGGACAAAGGAGCCACCAAGAGGAGAACTCGGAAGAAACTCAAG AACAAGGAGGACGGGgaccgggggggggaggaggagaaggggctgATGAAGCCGGGGAGCGGGAGGCGTGGCCGGCCCCAGACGCggacccctccctccaccagctCCGTCCGAAGCTTCTCCAAGACGCCCAGCAGCGACGGCCAGGGCCGCCGGAACGAGAGCTCTCCCACCACGGCCAACGGAGACG aaACCCCACGAAGGCGCAACAGAATGTCTGGCGTGTACGACTCGGACCGGCCCTCCTACG AGGATTCTGGGAACTCGTCAGAAGACAGCGGGTCAGAGGATGCTCCGCCCCATCTCCGGGAGGAGGTGGACcttaacgaggaggaggaggggcctaATGCTGAGGCCGCGCTTAAAGAGGAGGAGCctgaggaggagctggaccttAAGGAAGACACTGCTCTCTCGGGGGAGGGGCtcaaggaggaggcggagctaaGCGGGTCGGACGTTCTGCCCCCCGCTGGCAACACGGCGGTTGCTACGGCAACGGTGGAACCGGCTACCGCTGCTGCAACCCCATGTCCCAGCGTCCCTCAGGAGCAAGAGGACAGGGGCCAATCAGAAAGGAAGGAGCctcagaggggggaggagcccgAATCTGGGGGTGCCATGTCTCCTAGCCACAACAAGATGTCTCCTAGCCACAACAAGATGTCTCCTAGCCGAAAGATGTCACCTAGCAACCTCAAGATGTCTCCAAGCCACAACAAGATGTCTCCAAGCCACCTCAAGATGTCTCCTAGCCACAAGATGTCCCCTAGCCACCTCAAGATGTCTCCTTGTCTCCCGGATAAGCAGCTGGACTTGTCTCTTGAAGCCTCTCCCAAGCCCAAAGGTCGCAGGTCAAGTGCAAAAGAGATTGGTGCTGAAACTCCACCAAGAGCCCCGCCCACAAGCTCAATGACCCCGCCCTCAAGCTCACTGACCCCGCCCACAAGCTCAATGACCCCGCCCACAAGCTCAATGACCCCGCCCACAAGCTCACTGACCCCGCCTACAAGCTCAATGACCCCGCCTACAAGCTCAATGACCCCGCCTACAAGCTCAATGACCTCGCCCATCAGCTTAAAAACTCCGCCCATCAGTTCAATGACCCCGCCCATCAGTTCAATGACCCCGCCCACTAGCTCAATGACCCCGCCCACTAGCTCAATGACCCCGCCCACTAGCTCAATGACCCCGCCCACTAGCTCAATGACCCCGCCCACTAGCTCAATGACCCCGCCCACTAGCTCAATGACCCCGCCCACTAGCTCAATGACCCCGCCCACCATCTCAATGACCTCGCCCACCAGGCCAATCACCCCAACTACCTGCACTATGACCACGCCCAATAGTTCAACGACCCCTTCCTCCCACACAATGACTCCTCCCCCTTGCCCAATGACCACGCCCAGCCACACAAGGTCTCCGCCCTCCAGTAGAATGACTCCACCCATGTGCTCCATGACTCCTCCCACTACAGCAGTGAGCCCTCCCACCAGTGCGGTAACCTCGCCCAAGAACACGAGGATTctgcccgccgccgccgtgacACCACCCGCCAACGTCATGGCCTCGCCCTCGAACCATACGACTCCTCCCACCCACGCTGTGGCCACTCCCACCGGTGCCGTGACTCACGGCAGCCAGCTGGCGCTGTCTCCTCTGCGGGGCGGGCTGCTGAAGAGGCAGGACGAGCCCATGGTGGTCCTGCACTGCCTGCCGGCGCAGCACCTCCCCccggagccccccccctccctggactCGGACACAGACTCGGCCCCGGAGGACGACTCCCTGGAGCCCGACGACGGGCTGGCCCTGTGGGGGGGCAACATGGTCAACATGGTCAACATGGCCAAGCGCAAAGCCCTGGAGCAGCCCGGAGCCGACAAGAAGGTCCGCCTGGAGCAGACCCCCCAGGACGGCCCGCGCCACATGACCCCCCGACCGCCCCACCTCCAGGCCCAGACCCCCCCCAGAGCGGCTCCGGTCCTCGCTCAGACGCCCCCGAGACCGGCTCAGACGTCCCCTAGACCCGCCCACGTCCTGCCCCAGACGCCCCCCAGACCCGCCCACGTCCTGGCTCAGGTGGCGGTTGTCCCGCCCTCGGAAGCCCGGGCCAGGGGGGCGGAGTGGAGGGAGGAgcaagccccgcccccgccggccGCTAGAGGGGCCGTCCTCCACCCGGCCCCGCGACCGGGCCCCACggagcagctcctccacccccaggccCAGCAGAGTCCCTCCATACAGCACCGGCAGGGTCCCACCGCGCAGCAGGGCCCCACCGCGCAGCTCCATCAGCAGGCCCAGCAGAGCGCGGCGCCGGAGGAGATGGGCCCCCAGATGGACCCGGAGGCCCTGGTGTGCCACGAGGTGGACCTGGACGACCTGGACGAGAAGGAGAAGGCGCCGCCCTCAGGGAAGCTCCTCTACCAGAGCGCCGtcccggctccgccccctcccccggccccgcccacaGCGGACCAGCCCCGCCTCCAGGAGGAAGGCCTGGAAGACCAGCCCAACCTGTCGCCCTACGAGGGCAAGGACCGGG GTCAGAAGCGGCTACTGGACGGGAACCAGAACCCGTCGGCAAAGAAGCTCAAACGCAGCCAGAAGAGAACCGACGCCGGGGGCAAGACGGACCGCAACGGCACCG